One genomic window of Arvicola amphibius chromosome 4, mArvAmp1.2, whole genome shotgun sequence includes the following:
- the Fbll1 gene encoding LOW QUALITY PROTEIN: rRNA/tRNA 2'-O-methyltransferase fibrillarin-like protein 1 (The sequence of the model RefSeq protein was modified relative to this genomic sequence to represent the inferred CDS: deleted 1 base in 1 codon): MKPAGGRGGWGWGGGKGGSKGGDSGSGAKGGFGARTRRLQRGGRGRGRGSGGDSRDRGGGGQRRGGQAKNKNRRRKGITVSVEPHRHEGVFIYRGAEDALVTLNMVPGVSVYGEKRVTVVENGEKQEYRTWNPFRSKLAAAILGGVDQIHIKPKSKVLYLGAASGTTVSHVSDIIGPDGLVYAVEFSHRAGRDLVNVAKKRTNIIPVLEDARHPLKYRMLIGMVDVIFADVAQPDQSRIVALNAHTFLRNGGHFLISIKANCIDSTASAEAVFASEVKKLQQENLKPQEQLTLEPYERDHAVVVGVYRPPPKSSSK; the protein is encoded by the exons ATGAAACCGGCAGGCGGCCGCGGcggctggggctggggtggcgGCAAGGGAGGCAGCAAGGGAGGTGACTCTGGTTCG GGGGCCAAAGGAGGCTTTGGGGCGCGCACGCGGCGGCTTCAGCGCGGCGGCCGGGGCCGGGGGCGCGGCAGCGGCGGCGACAGCAGGGACCGCGGCGGCGGCGGGCAGCGGCGCGGCGGGCAGGCCAAGAACAAGAACCGCCGCAGGAAGGGCATCACCGTGTCGGTGGAGCCGCATCGGCACGAGGGCGTGTTCATTTACCGCGGCGCGGAGGACGCGCTGGTCACCCTGAACATGGTGCCGGGAGTCTCGGTGTACGGAGAGAAACGCGTCACCGTGGTGGAGAACGGCGAGAAGCAGGAGTACCGCACTTGGAACCCCTTCCGCTCCAAATTGGCCGCTGCCATCCTGGGTGGCGTGGACCAGATTCACATCAAGCCCAAGTCCAAAGTACTGTATCTGGGCGCCGCTTCGGGAACCACTGTCTCTCACGTCTCCGACATCATAGGCCCAGACGGCCTGGTCTATGCGGTTGAATTTTCCCACCGCGCCGGCCGAGATCTGGTCAACGTGGCCAAGAAACGCACCAACATCATCCCGGTACTGGAAGATGCCCGACACCCGCTCAAGTACCGCATGCTCATCGGAATGGTAGATGTGATCTTTGCCGACGTGGCCCAGCCGGACCAGTCCCGCATCGTGGCGCTGAACGCCCACACCTTTCTGCGCAACGGAGGCCACTTTCTCATTTCCATCAAGGCCAACTGCATCGACTCCACAGCGTCCGCGGAGGCTGTGTTTGCTTCCGAGGTGAAGAAGCTGCAACAGGAGAACTTGAAGCCACAGGAGCAACTAACCCTGGAGCCCTATGAGAGGGATCACGCTGTGGTCGTCGGGGTCTACCGGCCCCCTCCCAAGAGCAGCAGCAAGTAG
- the Pank3 gene encoding pantothenate kinase 3 isoform X2 — protein sequence MDIGGTLVKLSYFEPIDITAEEEQEEVESLKSIRKYLTSNVAYGSTGIRDVHLELKDLTLFGRRGNLHFIRFPTQDLPTFIQMGRDKNFSTLQTVLSATGGGAYKFEKDFRTIGNLHLHKLDELDCLVKGLLYIDSVSFNGQAECYYFANASEPERCQKMPFNLDDPYPLLVVNIGSGVSILAVHSKDNYKRVTGTSLGGGTFLGLCSLLTGCESFEEALEMASKGDSTQADRLVRDIYGGDYERFGLPGWAVASSFGNMIYKEKRETVSKEDLARATLVTITNNIGSVARMCAVNEKINRVVFVGNFLRVNTLSMKLLAYALDYWSKGQLKALFLEHEGYFGAVGALLGLPNFS from the exons ATGGACATTGGGGGAACTCTAGTGAAGCTCTCATATTTTGAGCCTATCGATATCACAGCAGAGGAAGAACAGGAGGAAGTTGAGAGCTTAAAAAGCATTCGGAAATATTTGACTTCTAACGTAGCATATGGATCTACTGGCATTCGGGATGTACACCTTGAACTGAAGGACTTAACACTTTTTGGACGAAGAGGGAACTTGCACTTTATCAGATTTCCAACCCAGGACCTGCCTACTTTTATCCAAATGGGGAGAGATAAAAACTTTTCAACCTTACAAACGGTGCTGAGTGCTACAGGAGGCGGTGCTTACAAGTTTGAGAAAGATTTTCGCACA attGGAAACCTCCACCTGCACAAACTGGATGAACTTGACTGCCTTGTAAAGGGCTTACTGTATATAGATTCTGTCAGTTTCAATGGACAAGCAGAATGCTATTATTTTGCTAATGCCTCAGAACCTGAGCGATGCCAAAAGATGCCTTTTAACCTGGATGATCCTTATCCACTGCTGGTAGTGAATATTGGCTCAGGAGTCAGTATTTTAGCAGTTCATTCCAAAGACAACTATAAAAGAGTGACTGGAACAAG cCTTGGAGGGGGCACCTTTCTTGGTTTATGCAGTTTATTGACTGGCTGTGAAAGTTTTGAGGAGGCTCTTGAAATGGCATCCAAAGGTGACAGCACCCAAGCTGATAGACTGGTCCGAGATATTTATGGAGGAGATTATGAAAGATTTGGTCTGCCAGGTTGGGCTGTGGCGTCTAG TTTTGGAAATATGATTTATAAGGAGAAGCGAGAAACTGTTAGTAAAGAGGATCTGGCAAGAGCTACCTTAGTTACTATCACCAATAACATTGGTTCTGTGGCGAGAATGTGTGCTGTTAATGAG aaaataaacagagttGTCTTCGTTGGAAACTTTTTACGTGTCAATACTCTCTCTATGAAACTTCTGGCATATGCTTTGGATTACTGGTCAAAAGGTCAATTGAAAGCATTGTTTCTAGAACATGAG GGATACTTTGGAGCCGTTGGTGCACTTCTTGGACTGCCAAATTTCAGCTAA
- the Pank3 gene encoding pantothenate kinase 3 isoform X1 has translation MKIKDAKKPSFPWFGMDIGGTLVKLSYFEPIDITAEEEQEEVESLKSIRKYLTSNVAYGSTGIRDVHLELKDLTLFGRRGNLHFIRFPTQDLPTFIQMGRDKNFSTLQTVLSATGGGAYKFEKDFRTIGNLHLHKLDELDCLVKGLLYIDSVSFNGQAECYYFANASEPERCQKMPFNLDDPYPLLVVNIGSGVSILAVHSKDNYKRVTGTSLGGGTFLGLCSLLTGCESFEEALEMASKGDSTQADRLVRDIYGGDYERFGLPGWAVASSFGNMIYKEKRETVSKEDLARATLVTITNNIGSVARMCAVNEKINRVVFVGNFLRVNTLSMKLLAYALDYWSKGQLKALFLEHEGYFGAVGALLGLPNFS, from the exons ATGAAGATCAAGGATGCCAAAAAACCCT CTTTCCCATGGTTTGGCATGGACATTGGGGGAACTCTAGTGAAGCTCTCATATTTTGAGCCTATCGATATCACAGCAGAGGAAGAACAGGAGGAAGTTGAGAGCTTAAAAAGCATTCGGAAATATTTGACTTCTAACGTAGCATATGGATCTACTGGCATTCGGGATGTACACCTTGAACTGAAGGACTTAACACTTTTTGGACGAAGAGGGAACTTGCACTTTATCAGATTTCCAACCCAGGACCTGCCTACTTTTATCCAAATGGGGAGAGATAAAAACTTTTCAACCTTACAAACGGTGCTGAGTGCTACAGGAGGCGGTGCTTACAAGTTTGAGAAAGATTTTCGCACA attGGAAACCTCCACCTGCACAAACTGGATGAACTTGACTGCCTTGTAAAGGGCTTACTGTATATAGATTCTGTCAGTTTCAATGGACAAGCAGAATGCTATTATTTTGCTAATGCCTCAGAACCTGAGCGATGCCAAAAGATGCCTTTTAACCTGGATGATCCTTATCCACTGCTGGTAGTGAATATTGGCTCAGGAGTCAGTATTTTAGCAGTTCATTCCAAAGACAACTATAAAAGAGTGACTGGAACAAG cCTTGGAGGGGGCACCTTTCTTGGTTTATGCAGTTTATTGACTGGCTGTGAAAGTTTTGAGGAGGCTCTTGAAATGGCATCCAAAGGTGACAGCACCCAAGCTGATAGACTGGTCCGAGATATTTATGGAGGAGATTATGAAAGATTTGGTCTGCCAGGTTGGGCTGTGGCGTCTAG TTTTGGAAATATGATTTATAAGGAGAAGCGAGAAACTGTTAGTAAAGAGGATCTGGCAAGAGCTACCTTAGTTACTATCACCAATAACATTGGTTCTGTGGCGAGAATGTGTGCTGTTAATGAG aaaataaacagagttGTCTTCGTTGGAAACTTTTTACGTGTCAATACTCTCTCTATGAAACTTCTGGCATATGCTTTGGATTACTGGTCAAAAGGTCAATTGAAAGCATTGTTTCTAGAACATGAG GGATACTTTGGAGCCGTTGGTGCACTTCTTGGACTGCCAAATTTCAGCTAA